One Gemmatimonadaceae bacterium genomic window carries:
- a CDS encoding prolyl oligopeptidase family serine peptidase, translating into MAHAPLVPVVAALSWRRLRQAAAGISLAAVPLAAQPIKSIAGFLSPASPLTLVSAEKADRIAWMAYDKGLRNVYTAAAPTFAAVRLTNFTKDDGTDLTDVEISADGSTIVFVRGGAPNRTGWVANPGHNPDGGERAIWAVRATGGPAWRVAVGAAPELSPDGKWVLYTKDGQIYRARVYRSGPVTAMDTGGVPFINSWGRNGSPKWSPDGKRIAFVSDRENHAFILVYDVATRALAYIAPSVDCDGGPTWSPDGKRIAFYRRPGTPFGLQAQRGTGGIGNPPGPAANLAQPAPALVGNPSGGCGGGFGGGFGGGGGGRGGAPNDSAPRGGNPLRRSPGLYASAFPGGHTLQLMVADLTGAVYGSPDVAKQIPAKAVWHNAPRDSVFTSLNRMQWAGEHIVFPVDVPKDEWDRWYSIPASGGQPVRLTTTDGLIEDATSVQFSRDGGKTLFYCTNAQDIERRHIWMVPTAGGTPVRISQGEGIETYPMPLASGKQVAVIYFDAKTPASIALVPTSGGKPNVIFPKLTKEFPQVAHVVPEVVHTKAADGLDISNTLFMPKDLKPGEKRPALIFVHGGPSRQMMPGYHYMQFYHWAYAANQWLADQGYVVLSINYRSGIGYGKSFRNAPNTNARGNSEYQDVLAGAKFLQQHTNVDASRIGIWGLSYGGLLTSQSLARNSDIFVAGADLAGVHLYGNVIDTAAVSFRSSAVGAIDGWKSPVFLVHGDDDRNVDFAQTVGLVQLLRARGVYHELMVVPDDQHESMIHQNWVDTFDRMGAFLKRFVWNKEPAPKAIN; encoded by the coding sequence ATGGCTCACGCGCCTCTCGTGCCTGTTGTTGCTGCCCTGTCGTGGCGTCGCCTGCGTCAGGCCGCGGCTGGCATCTCCCTCGCTGCCGTGCCCCTCGCCGCGCAGCCGATCAAGAGTATCGCCGGGTTTCTGTCGCCGGCGTCGCCCCTCACGCTGGTGAGCGCCGAGAAGGCCGACCGCATCGCGTGGATGGCGTACGACAAGGGCCTGCGCAATGTGTACACGGCCGCCGCGCCCACCTTTGCGGCCGTTCGGCTGACGAACTTCACGAAGGATGACGGGACCGATCTCACGGACGTCGAGATCAGCGCCGACGGGTCCACCATCGTGTTCGTTCGCGGTGGCGCGCCCAACCGCACCGGCTGGGTCGCGAACCCCGGCCACAATCCGGATGGCGGTGAGCGCGCGATCTGGGCGGTGCGTGCCACAGGTGGTCCGGCCTGGCGCGTGGCCGTGGGCGCGGCGCCCGAGCTGTCGCCCGATGGCAAGTGGGTGCTGTACACGAAAGACGGGCAGATCTATCGCGCGCGCGTCTACCGCAGCGGCCCCGTCACCGCCATGGACACCGGTGGCGTGCCCTTCATCAATTCGTGGGGGCGCAACGGTTCGCCCAAGTGGTCGCCCGATGGCAAGCGCATCGCCTTTGTGAGCGATCGCGAGAATCATGCGTTCATCCTGGTGTACGACGTGGCCACGCGCGCGCTGGCGTACATCGCGCCGAGTGTGGATTGCGATGGCGGCCCGACGTGGAGCCCCGATGGCAAGCGCATCGCGTTCTATCGTCGCCCGGGTACACCATTCGGCTTGCAGGCGCAGCGCGGCACCGGTGGAATCGGCAATCCGCCGGGGCCGGCCGCGAATCTCGCGCAGCCGGCGCCCGCTCTCGTGGGCAACCCGAGCGGTGGCTGCGGCGGTGGGTTCGGCGGCGGCTTCGGTGGTGGTGGCGGCGGACGTGGCGGCGCGCCGAACGACTCGGCGCCGCGCGGTGGCAATCCGCTGCGCCGCTCGCCGGGGCTGTATGCCTCGGCGTTCCCCGGTGGGCATACGCTGCAACTCATGGTCGCGGACCTCACGGGGGCGGTGTACGGCTCGCCCGATGTGGCCAAGCAGATCCCGGCCAAGGCCGTGTGGCACAACGCGCCGCGCGACAGCGTCTTCACCAGCCTCAATCGCATGCAGTGGGCAGGCGAGCACATCGTCTTCCCGGTGGACGTGCCGAAGGATGAGTGGGATCGCTGGTACTCCATTCCCGCGAGCGGCGGTCAGCCGGTACGGCTCACCACCACCGATGGTCTTATCGAAGACGCCACGAGCGTGCAATTCTCCCGTGATGGCGGGAAGACGCTCTTCTACTGCACGAATGCGCAGGATATCGAGCGTCGGCACATCTGGATGGTGCCCACGGCGGGGGGCACGCCGGTGCGCATCTCGCAAGGCGAGGGGATTGAGACGTACCCCATGCCGCTCGCCAGCGGCAAGCAGGTCGCGGTGATCTACTTCGATGCCAAGACGCCGGCTTCCATCGCGCTCGTCCCCACGAGCGGTGGCAAGCCGAATGTGATCTTCCCGAAGCTCACGAAGGAGTTCCCGCAGGTGGCGCATGTCGTGCCCGAGGTCGTGCACACGAAGGCGGCCGACGGGCTCGATATCAGCAACACGCTCTTCATGCCGAAGGATCTCAAGCCGGGTGAGAAGCGCCCCGCGCTGATCTTCGTGCATGGCGGCCCGAGCCGGCAGATGATGCCCGGCTATCACTACATGCAGTTCTACCACTGGGCGTACGCCGCCAATCAGTGGCTCGCCGATCAGGGGTACGTGGTCCTCTCGATCAACTACCGGAGCGGCATCGGCTACGGCAAGAGCTTCCGCAACGCTCCGAACACCAACGCGCGCGGCAACAGTGAGTACCAGGACGTCCTCGCCGGCGCCAAGTTCCTTCAACAGCATACCAATGTGGATGCGTCCCGCATCGGGATCTGGGGGCTGTCGTACGGCGGTCTGCTCACTTCGCAGTCGCTCGCCCGCAACAGCGACATCTTCGTGGCCGGCGCCGATCTCGCGGGTGTGCACCTCTACGGCAACGTGATCGACACGGCCGCCGTCTCGTTCCGCTCGAGCGCCGTGGGCGCCATCGATGGGTGGAAGAGCCCGGTCTTCCTGGTGCACGGCGACGACGACCGCAACGTGGACTTCGCGCAGACCGTCGGCCTCGTGCAGCTGCTCCGCGCGCGCGGCGTGTACCACGAACTCATGGTCGTGCCGGATGACCAGCACGAATCCATGATCCATCAGAACTGGGTCGATACCTTCGACCGCATGGGCGCGTTCCTCAAGCGCTTCGTGTGGAACAAGGAACCCGCGCCCAAGGCGATCAACTAG
- a CDS encoding SusC/RagA family TonB-linked outer membrane protein, protein MLHLSRRLLAVATAALLPLGGLAAQQNATVTGKVTSNGEPLGGAQVGIVEVGVGSVTDAQGRFTFTVDLARAGGKPVTVLARTIGYRPKKHILTLVAGRNQQDFDLEKDILNLDAVVTTGVSDATSQKKTTFAVAAVDNSQIKEAPATSPLGALNGRVAGASVTATSGQPGSAPAIRLRGPTSLTGSQDPLIIVDGTISRISLADINSEDIERIEVIKGAAASSLYGSDAANGVVQIFTKRGATLAAGQTSVTVRNEMGSSELRNTIPNNMSHAWQMNAAGTDFARDAGGNRIREADGISDNSYPVTFNQLDQVFRPGTFMTNYVSVGQRNPSSNFNASFQNTKDQGIANILSGFNRQNFRINLDQELNSKLDFQTGAFYAQSKADQADEGAGTAWFGLRFLEPNIDLRATNPDGSPYKAAIRQAPASGNVSNPLYIWNNVKNANERTRFTGTFKARYRPTSWLTAEGNTNFDKSSRNYRSYTPLGFIGSTGTTSKGNIYNESGSTRAYNLGGTLTAIKNTSWFTNTTKLAWVYEDQLNTQVSVFGTALSVPKVTEFSAASRDPENPIIPGSFTQPIRNQNYFAITTFDIKDKFIVDGLVRRDQSSLFGKDQRNKLFKRLSGAYRVSEDLHIPGVDEFKLRASYGEAGLRPVFDAQYEQFAIQGGSPVKITLGNPNLRPAFSREIEGGFNLTMLKQRLTFEYSYSSKITDDQILNVPVSAASGFQNQWINAGTLWGKTHELLIGAVLASKKDFQWRLNIAGDRTRQEITKLNVPPFLVGPVANTTIFRLAAGQPFGVIYGSRWVRSAAQLNDMITNKKLTGAATDYQLNEEGYYVSKTNWRTINERPIKYVDGTGNSLFTIANVNPDFNLNFNSQINIKSLAITGVFNWVKGGQIYNYTRQWPFFDERDPAFDQRGKKAEEKKPTAYYTTFYNNFDANEYFVENGTYVRLRELAVNYTLPAGLVKHFGMTDGRTARFGVVGRNLFTNTKYSGYDPDVSGGGANPFAYRVDYFTYPIFKTFTFMLELGL, encoded by the coding sequence ATGCTACACCTCTCGCGTCGGCTGCTCGCCGTCGCCACGGCAGCCCTGCTGCCGCTTGGCGGTTTGGCGGCGCAGCAGAACGCCACCGTGACGGGTAAGGTCACGTCCAACGGCGAACCCCTCGGTGGTGCCCAGGTCGGCATCGTTGAGGTGGGCGTCGGATCCGTGACCGATGCCCAGGGTCGCTTCACCTTTACGGTGGATCTCGCCCGCGCCGGTGGCAAGCCGGTCACCGTGCTTGCCCGTACGATCGGCTATCGGCCGAAGAAGCACATCCTCACGCTTGTGGCGGGTCGGAACCAGCAGGACTTCGACCTGGAAAAGGACATCCTGAACCTGGACGCCGTCGTGACCACGGGCGTCTCCGACGCCACGTCGCAGAAGAAGACGACGTTCGCGGTGGCCGCGGTCGACAACTCGCAGATCAAGGAAGCGCCCGCCACTTCGCCGCTCGGCGCGCTCAACGGCCGCGTCGCGGGCGCCAGTGTGACGGCGACCTCCGGTCAGCCCGGCTCGGCGCCGGCCATCCGCCTGCGCGGCCCGACGAGCCTGACCGGCTCGCAGGATCCGCTCATCATCGTGGACGGCACGATCTCGCGCATCTCGCTCGCCGACATCAACTCGGAAGACATCGAGCGCATCGAGGTCATCAAGGGTGCCGCGGCCAGCTCGCTCTACGGCTCGGACGCCGCCAACGGTGTCGTCCAGATCTTCACGAAGCGTGGCGCCACGCTGGCCGCCGGCCAGACGAGCGTGACGGTGCGCAACGAGATGGGCTCGAGCGAACTGCGCAACACCATCCCGAACAACATGTCGCATGCCTGGCAGATGAATGCCGCCGGCACCGACTTCGCCCGTGACGCCGGTGGCAATCGCATCCGCGAAGCCGACGGCATCTCGGACAACAGCTACCCGGTCACGTTCAACCAGCTCGACCAGGTGTTCCGCCCCGGCACGTTCATGACGAACTACGTGTCCGTCGGCCAGCGGAACCCGTCGTCGAACTTCAATGCCTCGTTCCAGAACACCAAGGATCAGGGCATCGCGAACATCCTGAGCGGCTTCAACCGCCAGAACTTCCGCATCAATCTGGACCAGGAGCTCAACTCGAAGCTCGACTTCCAGACGGGTGCGTTCTATGCGCAGTCGAAGGCCGACCAGGCCGACGAAGGCGCGGGCACGGCGTGGTTCGGCCTCCGCTTCCTCGAGCCGAACATCGACCTGCGGGCGACCAACCCGGATGGCTCGCCGTACAAGGCCGCCATTCGTCAGGCGCCGGCGTCGGGCAACGTGTCCAACCCGCTCTACATCTGGAACAACGTCAAGAACGCCAACGAGCGCACGCGCTTCACCGGCACGTTCAAGGCGCGGTACCGCCCCACGTCGTGGCTCACCGCCGAAGGCAACACCAACTTCGACAAGTCGAGCCGCAACTACCGCTCGTACACCCCGCTCGGCTTCATCGGCTCGACCGGCACCACGAGCAAGGGCAACATCTACAACGAAAGCGGCTCGACGCGCGCCTACAACCTCGGCGGCACGCTCACCGCGATCAAGAACACCAGCTGGTTCACCAATACCACCAAGCTCGCGTGGGTCTACGAAGACCAGCTCAACACGCAGGTGTCGGTGTTCGGGACGGCGCTCTCGGTGCCCAAGGTCACCGAGTTCTCGGCCGCCTCGCGTGACCCCGAGAACCCGATCATCCCGGGCTCGTTCACGCAGCCGATCCGCAACCAGAACTACTTCGCGATCACCACGTTCGACATCAAAGACAAGTTCATCGTCGACGGCCTCGTGCGTCGCGACCAGTCCTCGCTGTTCGGCAAGGATCAGCGCAACAAGCTCTTCAAGCGCCTCTCCGGCGCCTATCGCGTCTCGGAAGATCTGCACATCCCGGGCGTCGATGAATTCAAGCTCCGCGCCTCCTACGGCGAAGCCGGTCTGCGCCCCGTGTTCGACGCGCAGTACGAGCAGTTCGCCATTCAGGGCGGCAGCCCGGTCAAGATCACGCTCGGCAACCCGAACCTCCGTCCGGCGTTCTCGCGCGAAATCGAAGGCGGCTTCAACCTGACGATGCTGAAGCAGCGCCTGACCTTCGAGTACAGCTACTCGAGCAAGATCACCGACGACCAGATCCTCAACGTGCCGGTGTCGGCGGCGTCCGGCTTCCAGAACCAGTGGATCAACGCCGGTACGCTCTGGGGCAAGACGCACGAACTCCTCATCGGCGCGGTGCTCGCGTCGAAGAAGGATTTCCAGTGGCGCCTCAATATCGCGGGTGATCGCACGCGCCAGGAGATCACCAAGCTCAACGTGCCGCCGTTCCTCGTCGGCCCGGTGGCCAACACCACGATCTTCCGTCTGGCCGCGGGCCAGCCGTTCGGCGTGATCTACGGTTCGCGCTGGGTCCGCTCGGCGGCGCAGCTCAACGACATGATCACGAACAAGAAGCTCACGGGCGCGGCGACGGACTATCAGCTCAACGAAGAGGGCTACTACGTCTCGAAGACGAACTGGCGCACGATCAACGAGCGGCCGATCAAGTACGTCGACGGCACGGGCAACTCGCTCTTCACGATTGCGAACGTGAACCCCGACTTCAACCTGAACTTCAACTCCCAGATCAACATCAAGAGCCTCGCCATCACCGGCGTGTTCAACTGGGTGAAGGGCGGGCAGATCTACAACTACACGCGCCAGTGGCCGTTCTTCGACGAGCGCGACCCCGCGTTCGACCAGCGCGGCAAGAAGGCCGAAGAGAAGAAGCCGACGGCGTACTACACGACGTTCTACAACAACTTCGACGCGAACGAGTACTTCGTCGAAAACGGCACGTACGTCCGACTGCGCGAACTCGCGGTCAACTACACCCTGCCCGCGGGTCTCGTGAAGCACTTCGGCATGACCGATGGCCGTACGGCGCGCTTCGGCGTCGTGGGTCGTAACCTGTTCACCAACACCAAGTACTCGGGATACGATCCGGACGTGTCGGGCGGCGGCGCGAATCCGTTTGCGTATCGCGTGGACTACTTCACCTACCCGATCTTCAAGACGTTCACGTTCATGCTGGAGCTCGGACTGTGA
- a CDS encoding carboxypeptidase-like regulatory domain-containing protein, translated as MDATTGQPLANATVASSSAGLSVKTDSLGRFVLSGLKVGIHKFLVSREGYARGGISLAFAAREVMEKDFSLDPLGTPITTPADSAKGAQRLAKVDVTADPALGRRYADFERRRQTGRGQYLTRADIEQGNYGSLQDAMRTLRGIKFSCAGSFCAAQMTRAPMGCFPDYVVDERVDNAFGPVIPVRDIQGIEVYTGASDVPGEFAGANAGCGVVVIWTTSGRAPRRK; from the coding sequence TTGGACGCGACGACCGGGCAACCGCTTGCCAATGCGACGGTTGCGTCCAGTTCGGCGGGGCTCAGCGTCAAGACCGACTCCCTCGGCCGCTTCGTGCTGAGCGGGCTCAAGGTCGGCATCCACAAGTTCCTGGTCAGCCGCGAGGGGTACGCGCGGGGCGGCATTTCCCTCGCCTTTGCCGCCCGCGAGGTCATGGAGAAGGACTTCTCCCTCGATCCGCTGGGCACCCCGATCACGACGCCGGCCGACAGCGCGAAGGGCGCGCAGCGGCTCGCGAAGGTGGATGTGACCGCGGATCCCGCGCTCGGCCGGCGCTACGCCGACTTCGAGCGCCGGCGCCAGACGGGGCGCGGGCAGTACCTCACGCGCGCCGATATCGAGCAGGGGAACTACGGCTCCCTGCAGGACGCGATGCGCACGCTCCGCGGCATCAAGTTCTCGTGCGCGGGGAGCTTCTGTGCCGCGCAGATGACGCGCGCGCCGATGGGCTGCTTCCCCGACTATGTCGTCGATGAGCGCGTGGACAACGCGTTCGGGCCGGTGATTCCGGTACGCGATATCCAGGGGATCGAGGTGTATACGGGCGCGAGTGATGTGCCGGGGGAGTTTGCGGGCGCCAATGCGGGGTGCGGAGTGGTGGTGATCTGGACGACGTCGGGGCGGGCGCCTCGGCGCAAATAG
- a CDS encoding ATP-binding cassette domain-containing protein has product MNPSPLLEADGVSLRRADRWILTSASLRGRPGIVTALLGRNGAGKTTLLRLLVGDLALESGTVRWEGAPLERPSRTRLARLGVCFLPAREVLHPRVAVAKQLGWIARDADRVPGVLDALRLTALGAQRPAALSGGERRRAELAAALVYAPRVLVLDEPLRGLAPLDAALILTTLRTFAADGGAVVLTGHELPLLEAQVDRVTWCYAGTTREFASFAEAAGDHAFRREFLGGR; this is encoded by the coding sequence GTGAATCCGTCGCCGCTCCTCGAAGCCGACGGCGTCAGTCTGCGTCGTGCGGATCGCTGGATTCTGACGTCGGCGAGTCTGCGTGGGCGCCCCGGAATCGTCACGGCGCTGCTCGGCCGAAACGGAGCCGGGAAGACCACGCTGCTGCGATTGCTCGTAGGCGATCTGGCCCTCGAAAGCGGCACCGTACGCTGGGAAGGCGCACCGCTCGAGCGGCCCTCGCGCACGCGGCTGGCGCGCCTGGGCGTCTGCTTTCTGCCCGCGCGCGAGGTCCTTCATCCGCGCGTGGCCGTGGCGAAGCAGTTGGGTTGGATAGCCCGTGACGCGGACCGTGTTCCCGGCGTGCTGGACGCGCTGCGGCTGACGGCGCTGGGCGCTCAGCGTCCGGCCGCGCTGTCCGGGGGCGAGCGCCGTCGCGCCGAACTGGCCGCAGCGCTCGTGTATGCCCCGCGGGTGCTCGTGCTCGATGAGCCGCTGCGCGGCCTGGCACCGCTCGATGCGGCGCTCATACTCACCACACTGCGCACCTTTGCGGCCGATGGCGGCGCGGTGGTGCTGACGGGGCACGAGCTGCCGCTGCTTGAGGCGCAGGTGGATCGCGTGACGTGGTGCTATGCGGGGACCACCCGCGAGTTCGCGAGCTTCGCGGAGGCGGCGGGGGATCACGCCTTTCGACGGGAGTTTTTGGGGGGGCGGTGA
- a CDS encoding MATE family efflux transporter, with protein MATAASTTATRKIDRSIVEGPIGPAVWKVAWPTVLQNVIAGLQGMIDHALVGQYVGFAGNAAIGVGFQIFLVVMVFISSLFSGMGVLVARYAGAGDEASMNKAASQAFLLALILSVGVLAPIGYVAAPFLLGLVNAAPAVQHEALPYLRIMFVFGFGMMLFFMLGGALRSAGDAKTGLRLGIALTIGNIAFNVLLIRGLGPIPAMGTAGAAAGVMISSGLVAVYSIYKLFSGTWVIDFRGMSWKPDWEIIRALFRFGLPTGLQGIAMNIAGVLLLRFIGGTAQSAEAQAAYAVGYTELFSLVTWTSVGLMGAAAAVAGQNLGAKQPERSHLAVREAAKIGLGIAVVVGALFLLIPGPLLAIFGMHETDVVRIGRELLAYLSISGLFITVALTFTGGLQGTGDTRSPLYISLISQFALPIGFLTFMQTQGRLEPHHIWLAIVMGHFLRAVLSVWRFEQGAWKKIQLGVR; from the coding sequence ATGGCCACCGCCGCCTCCACCACCGCGACGCGCAAGATCGACCGCAGCATCGTCGAAGGGCCGATCGGCCCCGCGGTGTGGAAGGTGGCGTGGCCCACCGTCCTGCAGAACGTGATTGCCGGTCTGCAGGGAATGATCGACCATGCGCTGGTGGGGCAGTATGTCGGCTTCGCCGGAAACGCGGCGATCGGAGTGGGCTTCCAGATCTTTCTGGTGGTGATGGTCTTCATCTCGTCGCTCTTCAGCGGGATGGGCGTGCTCGTGGCGCGCTACGCCGGCGCCGGCGACGAAGCCAGCATGAACAAGGCGGCGAGTCAGGCGTTCCTCCTCGCGCTCATCCTGAGCGTCGGCGTGCTGGCGCCCATCGGGTACGTGGCCGCGCCCTTCCTGCTCGGCCTCGTGAACGCCGCGCCGGCCGTACAGCACGAGGCGCTGCCGTATCTGCGCATCATGTTCGTCTTCGGCTTCGGCATGATGCTCTTCTTCATGCTGGGCGGTGCGCTGCGCTCGGCGGGCGATGCCAAGACCGGGCTGCGCCTCGGCATCGCGCTGACGATCGGCAACATTGCCTTCAACGTGTTGCTGATCCGAGGGCTGGGGCCCATCCCGGCGATGGGCACGGCTGGCGCTGCCGCCGGCGTGATGATCTCCAGCGGGCTCGTGGCCGTGTACTCCATCTACAAGCTGTTCAGCGGCACCTGGGTAATCGACTTCCGCGGCATGAGCTGGAAGCCCGACTGGGAAATCATCCGCGCGCTCTTTCGCTTCGGGCTCCCTACCGGCCTGCAGGGGATCGCGATGAACATCGCCGGCGTGCTGCTGCTGCGATTCATCGGCGGTACCGCGCAGAGCGCCGAGGCGCAGGCCGCGTATGCGGTGGGGTATACGGAGCTCTTCTCGCTCGTGACGTGGACCAGCGTGGGCTTGATGGGCGCGGCCGCCGCCGTTGCCGGTCAGAACCTCGGGGCCAAGCAACCGGAGCGTAGCCATCTCGCCGTGCGCGAAGCCGCCAAGATCGGGCTGGGCATCGCCGTCGTCGTGGGCGCGCTCTTCCTGCTCATCCCGGGCCCGCTGCTCGCGATCTTCGGCATGCACGAAACGGACGTGGTGCGCATCGGCCGCGAGCTGCTCGCCTATCTCAGCATCTCCGGCCTGTTCATTACGGTCGCCCTGACGTTCACCGGCGGCCTGCAGGGTACCGGCGATACGCGCAGTCCACTCTATATCTCGCTCATCTCCCAGTTCGCGCTGCCGATCGGCTTTCTCACCTTCATGCAGACGCAAGGCCGGTTGGAGCCCCACCACATCTGGCTCGCGATCGTGATGGGGCACTTCCTGCGGGCGGTGCTGAGCGTATGGCGGTTTGAGCAGGGGGCGTGGAAGAAGATCCAGCTGGGGGTGAGGTAG
- the paaZ gene encoding phenylacetic acid degradation bifunctional protein PaaZ, with amino-acid sequence MYRLQNYALGQWVAGSGPMSDLIDAVTGEKIGETSAAGLDFKAMLHYARTVGGPKLRAYTFHERALMLKRIAITLMERKEEFYPLSYLTGATRGDSWVDIEGGIGTFFAYASRGRREFTNERFHIDGPTEPLSKNGTFVGRHIMVPMEGAAVHINAFNFPVWGMLEKMAPALLAGVPCVVKPATTGSHLSHAVFKAILDTGVLPEGAIQLICGEARTLLDHVEELDVVAFTGSAATGQKLKAAPAIMGHSVRFNMEADSLNCCILGPDAAPGTEEFDLFIKEVTREMTTKAGQKCTAIRRTIVPSGMEEAVIQALAKRLSTTTIGAPTAEGVRMGPLASRTQVRAVGESADRIRLATEQVYGVTDFAVIGADRDKGAFYAPELLYCSDPLHRLEPHDIEAFGPVNTIMPYRDLGEAVQLARLGRGSLVGSLVTHDPHVAREVILGTAPYHGRMLVLDRTSAKESTGHGSPLPNLVHGGPGRAGGGEEMGGARGVSHYLQRVALQGSPNMLTAITREWTRGADEITDAIHPFRKTFDELEVGDTLITKSRTITLEDIEAFATLSGDTFYAHMNDEHARSNGVFEGRVAHGYFIVSAAAGLFVQPDLGPMLANYGLEKLRFTKPVYPGDTIHVRLTVKQKTKKDTPEGTIPQGVVEWDVEVFNQHQEPVAVYSILTLVRRSTAAAAA; translated from the coding sequence ATGTACCGGCTGCAGAACTACGCGCTCGGTCAGTGGGTGGCCGGCAGCGGCCCCATGAGCGATCTCATCGATGCCGTGACCGGCGAAAAGATCGGCGAGACGTCGGCGGCCGGTCTCGACTTCAAGGCCATGCTGCACTACGCCCGCACGGTGGGTGGCCCGAAGCTGCGCGCCTACACGTTCCATGAACGGGCGCTGATGCTCAAGCGCATCGCGATCACGCTGATGGAGCGCAAGGAAGAGTTCTATCCGCTGTCGTATCTCACCGGCGCCACGCGTGGTGATTCGTGGGTGGATATCGAAGGCGGCATCGGCACCTTCTTCGCCTACGCCAGCCGCGGGCGCCGCGAGTTCACCAACGAGCGCTTCCACATCGATGGCCCCACCGAGCCGCTCTCGAAGAACGGCACGTTCGTGGGGCGGCACATCATGGTCCCGATGGAAGGCGCCGCGGTGCACATCAACGCCTTCAACTTCCCCGTGTGGGGCATGCTGGAGAAGATGGCGCCGGCGCTGCTGGCTGGTGTCCCCTGTGTCGTGAAGCCCGCCACCACGGGCAGCCATCTCTCTCACGCGGTGTTCAAGGCCATCCTCGACACCGGCGTGCTCCCCGAGGGCGCCATTCAGCTGATCTGCGGCGAGGCCCGCACCCTCCTCGATCATGTCGAGGAGCTGGATGTGGTGGCGTTCACCGGCTCGGCGGCTACCGGGCAGAAGCTCAAGGCGGCACCGGCCATCATGGGCCACTCGGTGCGCTTCAACATGGAAGCGGACTCGCTCAACTGCTGCATCCTCGGGCCCGACGCGGCACCGGGCACCGAAGAGTTCGACCTGTTCATCAAGGAAGTCACCCGTGAGATGACCACCAAGGCGGGGCAGAAGTGCACCGCCATCCGGCGTACGATCGTGCCGTCGGGGATGGAGGAGGCGGTCATTCAGGCACTGGCGAAGCGGCTGAGCACCACCACCATTGGGGCGCCGACCGCCGAGGGTGTGCGCATGGGCCCGCTCGCCAGCCGCACGCAGGTGCGCGCCGTGGGCGAGAGTGCCGATCGCATTCGCCTGGCCACGGAACAGGTCTACGGGGTGACCGACTTTGCGGTGATCGGCGCCGATCGTGACAAGGGCGCCTTCTACGCGCCGGAGTTGCTCTACTGCAGCGATCCGCTCCATCGTCTGGAGCCGCACGACATCGAAGCGTTCGGGCCGGTGAACACCATCATGCCCTATCGCGATCTGGGTGAGGCGGTGCAGCTCGCCCGCCTCGGTCGTGGATCGCTCGTGGGGTCACTCGTCACGCACGATCCCCACGTGGCGCGTGAGGTCATCCTGGGCACGGCGCCCTATCACGGCCGCATGCTGGTGCTCGACCGCACCAGCGCGAAGGAGAGCACCGGGCACGGCTCGCCGCTCCCCAATCTCGTGCACGGTGGCCCCGGCCGCGCTGGCGGCGGTGAGGAGATGGGCGGGGCGCGTGGCGTGAGCCACTACCTGCAGCGGGTCGCGCTGCAGGGGAGCCCCAACATGCTCACCGCCATCACCCGCGAGTGGACGCGCGGCGCCGATGAGATCACCGACGCGATCCATCCGTTCCGCAAGACCTTCGATGAGCTCGAGGTCGGCGACACGCTGATCACGAAGTCGCGCACGATCACCCTCGAGGATATCGAGGCGTTCGCCACGCTCTCGGGTGATACGTTCTACGCCCACATGAACGACGAGCACGCCCGCAGCAACGGCGTGTTCGAAGGGCGGGTCGCGCACGGGTACTTCATCGTGTCGGCCGCGGCCGGGCTGTTCGTGCAGCCGGATCTGGGGCCCATGCTCGCCAATTACGGACTCGAGAAGCTGCGCTTCACCAAGCCGGTGTATCCGGGCGACACCATTCACGTGCGCCTCACCGTCAAGCAGAAGACCAAGAAGGACACCCCCGAGGGCACCATTCCGCAGGGCGTCGTGGAGTGGGACGTGGAGGTCTTCAACCAGCATCAGGAGCCGGTGGCGGTGTACTCCATCCTCACGCTCGTCCGTCGCAGCACCGCCGCCGCGGCGGCCTGA